A part of Gramella sp. MAR_2010_147 genomic DNA contains:
- a CDS encoding aminotransferase class I/II-fold pyridoxal phosphate-dependent enzyme, protein MNKDKIWLSSPHMGGNELNYINEAFAENWIAPLGPNVNGFESDIKDYLSSEKLEVAVLSSGTAALHLALILSGVTRNDEVICQSMTFAASANPITYLGAKPIFIDSEADTLNICPEQLEIAIKDRISKEKKPKAIIAVHLYGMPYKVDEVNAVAKKYKIPVIEDSAEALGSTYKGKKCGTFADYSILSFNGNKIITTSGGGALLTNNKEHKQKAVFLATQARDNAPHYQHSEIGYNYRLSNISAGIGRGQMEVLDKRVEARREMFQFYVNLFRNVDGIKVFEEPNSDFYSNHWLTVIEVDEDNTGGISREDLRICLEAENIESRPLWKPMHMQPVFNESPFYGTGIAEEMFKNGLCLPSGSNLSDNDRDRIKNAILNCLKK, encoded by the coding sequence ATGAATAAGGATAAAATATGGCTTTCCTCACCTCATATGGGTGGTAATGAGTTAAACTACATTAATGAAGCTTTCGCAGAAAACTGGATAGCTCCTTTAGGGCCAAACGTAAATGGTTTCGAGAGTGATATAAAAGATTATTTATCATCTGAAAAACTTGAAGTGGCTGTCCTGAGTTCCGGAACGGCAGCTTTACACTTAGCTTTAATTTTATCTGGAGTTACTAGAAATGATGAGGTTATATGTCAAAGTATGACTTTTGCAGCTTCAGCAAATCCTATAACCTATTTAGGGGCTAAACCAATATTTATTGACAGTGAAGCTGACACTTTAAATATTTGTCCGGAACAACTTGAAATTGCAATAAAAGATAGAATTTCAAAAGAGAAGAAACCAAAGGCAATAATAGCCGTACACTTATATGGAATGCCTTATAAAGTGGATGAGGTAAATGCGGTTGCAAAAAAATATAAAATTCCGGTTATTGAAGATAGTGCAGAAGCTTTAGGAAGTACCTATAAGGGAAAAAAATGTGGGACTTTTGCAGATTATTCAATTCTTTCTTTTAATGGAAATAAGATCATTACAACCTCTGGTGGAGGAGCTTTATTAACTAATAATAAGGAGCACAAACAAAAAGCTGTTTTTCTTGCTACACAGGCCAGAGATAATGCTCCACATTATCAACATAGTGAAATAGGCTATAATTATCGATTGAGTAATATTTCAGCAGGAATTGGTAGGGGACAAATGGAGGTTTTAGATAAAAGAGTGGAGGCCAGACGGGAAATGTTTCAATTTTACGTAAATTTATTCCGAAATGTTGATGGTATAAAAGTTTTTGAGGAACCAAATAGTGATTTTTATAGTAATCATTGGTTGACGGTCATTGAAGTGGATGAAGATAATACGGGAGGTATTAGCAGAGAAGACTTGAGAATATGTTTAGAGGCTGAAAATATTGAAAGTCGTCCCCTTTGGAAACCAATGCATATGCAACCAGTTTTCAATGAGTCTCCATTTTACGGCACAGGTATTGCTGAAGAGATGTTCAAAAATGGTTTATGTTTGCCTAGTGGTTCTAATCTTTCTGATAATGATAGAGATAGAATTAAAAATGCAATTCTAAATTGTTTGAAAAAATAG
- a CDS encoding acetyltransferase, with protein MIIYGASGHAKVIIDIITSSNNKPIDFLLDDDRSLKKLLEFRVNHDITPEMLNQKAVIAIGDNLTRKKVSKLLKSAFCSALVHKSAVLSNYVEIGDGTVVMANAVINSSSKIGRHCIMNTAAVVEHDVSISDFVHISPAATITGNVEIGEGSHVGAGATIIPGIKIGKWVTIGAGTIVVSDVPDYAVVVGNPGRIIKYNKSENE; from the coding sequence ATGATAATTTACGGTGCAAGCGGTCATGCTAAGGTTATTATAGATATTATTACTTCTAGTAATAATAAACCTATTGATTTTTTATTAGATGATGATAGATCCTTGAAAAAGCTCCTTGAATTTAGGGTAAATCATGATATAACTCCGGAAATGCTGAATCAGAAAGCGGTAATTGCTATTGGGGATAATCTTACAAGGAAGAAGGTGTCAAAGCTTCTAAAAAGTGCTTTTTGTAGTGCATTGGTTCATAAATCAGCAGTTTTATCAAATTATGTCGAAATTGGAGATGGGACAGTTGTAATGGCTAACGCCGTTATAAATTCATCTTCTAAAATTGGTAGACATTGTATAATGAATACAGCAGCGGTTGTTGAGCACGATGTAAGTATCAGTGATTTTGTTCACATTTCTCCAGCTGCCACTATTACCGGGAATGTGGAAATTGGAGAAGGAAGTCATGTAGGTGCCGGTGCTACGATTATACCGGGAATAAAAATAGGGAAATGGGTTACTATTGGAGCAGGAACGATTGTGGTTAGTGATGTGCCAGATTATGCTGTAGTTGTTGGAAACCCGGGAAGAATCATAAAGTATAATAAGAGTGAAAATGAATAA
- a CDS encoding glycosyltransferase → MNFSEFKSKFLKTPVIEHPNKVGSKPKVSVCVPTHNHQPYITECLESILNQKTDFDFEILIGDDDSTDGTKEICLAFAEKFPDKIRFFRHRRQNNIRIDKTFTGIFNALYSLYCANGKYIAYCDGDDYWGDENKLQHQVNFLDQNPDYVLTFHEVKYTGRDHKRTIKLKDSQRDLGSEDLKRVIVQPLLLTICFKNVIKDFPKEITEIINSDNFLTSLLGHYGKGKYLSYIKPSFYRLHEDGIWSMQAKEIQLKFKMETYKVIFKFYKSKRNKQLSSFFKLRSKNYTKMLIYYNLTHFQVLKALKNLLSLARMNWR, encoded by the coding sequence ATGAATTTTTCTGAATTTAAAAGTAAGTTTCTTAAAACACCTGTAATTGAACATCCCAATAAAGTTGGTTCTAAACCTAAAGTATCTGTATGTGTGCCAACTCACAATCATCAACCGTATATTACAGAATGTTTGGAAAGTATTTTAAACCAAAAGACTGATTTTGATTTTGAAATTTTAATAGGTGATGATGACTCTACAGATGGAACAAAAGAAATTTGTTTGGCATTTGCTGAAAAATTTCCTGATAAAATCCGGTTTTTTAGGCATCGACGGCAAAATAACATAAGGATTGATAAAACTTTTACCGGAATTTTTAATGCTTTATATAGTTTATATTGTGCCAATGGAAAATATATAGCCTATTGTGATGGTGATGATTATTGGGGAGATGAAAATAAATTGCAACACCAAGTTAATTTTTTAGACCAAAATCCAGATTATGTATTAACATTTCATGAAGTAAAATACACGGGTAGAGATCATAAACGAACCATAAAACTGAAAGATTCCCAACGAGATTTAGGCTCGGAAGATTTAAAGAGAGTAATAGTACAACCATTATTATTAACAATTTGCTTCAAAAATGTTATAAAGGATTTTCCAAAAGAAATAACAGAGATAATTAATAGTGATAATTTTTTAACTAGCCTACTTGGTCATTACGGAAAGGGTAAATATTTATCATATATAAAACCTTCCTTTTATAGACTTCACGAAGATGGAATTTGGAGTATGCAAGCCAAAGAAATTCAACTAAAATTTAAAATGGAAACGTATAAAGTTATTTTTAAATTTTATAAGAGTAAGAGGAATAAGCAGTTAAGTTCTTTTTTTAAATTACGATCAAAAAATTACACTAAAATGTTAATATATTATAATTTAACCCATTTCCAAGTTTTAAAGGCCTTGAAAAATCTCTTATCATTAGCAAGAATGAATTGGAGATAA
- a CDS encoding nucleoside-diphosphate sugar epimerase/dehydratase, translating to MGRIKKALKNILTGPDNELDIRNLKYLPRWAVLLIDIGLVIISTILTIFILIDLSPFQYTLLSFFNKVVIIVAINIFFFYIFKTYAGIIRYSSNVDALKLLLATVGSFISLLIINYTTYFILGEKIFLIGGLLINLWISFSLLFLFRLGVKQVYEYFKIVQKNEALISAVILGVDENAISIAGALEIEHPKRFKIVGFLTQDSHKRLRILDKPVLRHTDKIHKEVSSLEAKAIIFSENTFTPEEKFKLVEECLEHDIAVYNAPLVSNWNEDQPIANKVKTLQIEDLLEREPIQLEVQNKIDQLTGKTILVTGAAGSIGSEIVRQVSEYNPKRLIILDQAETPLHNLQLEIEAKFPDLNFKVIVCDVGNQKRLELMFQNHNIDVVYHAAAYKHVPLMESNPHEAIFVNILGTKNLADLAVKYNAGHFVMVSTDKAVNPSNVMGASKRAAEMYVQSLYHEQLKVGLSNTKFITTRFGNVLGSNGSVVPLFKKQIEAGGPVTITHPDIIRYFMTIPEACQLVLEAGAMGKGGEIFVFDMGEPVKIMDLAIKMIKLAGYQPNKNIKVRITGLRPGEKLYEELLNDECKTLPTHHKKIMIGQDVVRNYEMVNAKILKIIKSANKLRNDKVVAKLKDLIPEFKSNNSLYEKLDNLPELKK from the coding sequence ATGGGTAGGATAAAAAAAGCCCTTAAAAATATTCTTACTGGTCCCGACAACGAATTAGATATTAGAAATCTAAAATATCTTCCCCGTTGGGCCGTCTTATTAATAGATATAGGATTAGTTATAATATCCACGATACTCACGATCTTTATTTTAATTGACTTATCTCCTTTCCAGTATACTTTATTAAGCTTTTTTAATAAAGTAGTAATAATAGTAGCAATTAATATATTTTTCTTTTATATTTTTAAAACCTACGCAGGAATAATTAGATACTCTTCGAATGTTGACGCGTTAAAATTACTATTGGCTACAGTTGGTTCATTTATAAGTTTATTAATTATAAATTATACGACTTATTTCATTTTAGGAGAAAAAATCTTTTTGATTGGTGGATTACTGATAAACTTATGGATATCATTCTCATTACTTTTTCTTTTCAGACTCGGAGTTAAACAGGTTTATGAATATTTTAAAATAGTTCAAAAAAACGAGGCTTTAATAAGTGCAGTGATTTTAGGTGTAGATGAAAATGCTATTTCTATTGCTGGAGCATTGGAGATAGAGCACCCAAAACGTTTTAAAATTGTTGGATTTCTTACACAAGATTCCCATAAAAGGTTAAGAATACTTGATAAGCCTGTGCTTAGGCACACCGATAAAATTCATAAAGAAGTCAGTTCTTTAGAAGCAAAAGCGATAATATTTTCAGAAAACACTTTCACCCCCGAAGAAAAATTTAAACTAGTGGAAGAATGTTTGGAGCACGATATAGCAGTTTACAATGCTCCTTTAGTTTCGAACTGGAATGAAGATCAACCAATTGCGAATAAGGTAAAAACTTTACAGATAGAAGACCTTTTAGAGAGAGAACCAATTCAATTGGAAGTTCAGAATAAGATCGATCAATTAACCGGTAAAACAATATTAGTAACCGGTGCTGCCGGATCAATAGGAAGTGAAATCGTAAGGCAGGTTTCTGAATATAACCCGAAAAGGCTTATAATTCTTGATCAGGCAGAGACACCGTTACATAATCTACAACTTGAAATCGAAGCTAAATTCCCAGACCTAAACTTCAAGGTTATTGTTTGTGATGTTGGAAATCAAAAGAGACTGGAACTTATGTTTCAAAATCATAATATTGATGTTGTTTACCATGCTGCAGCATACAAGCATGTTCCTTTGATGGAAAGCAATCCTCATGAAGCAATTTTTGTCAATATTTTGGGTACAAAAAACCTTGCTGATTTAGCGGTGAAATACAATGCTGGGCATTTTGTAATGGTTTCAACAGATAAAGCCGTGAATCCGAGTAATGTAATGGGAGCTTCGAAAAGAGCGGCGGAGATGTATGTTCAATCTCTTTACCATGAACAGTTAAAGGTGGGACTAAGTAATACTAAATTCATAACTACAAGATTTGGTAATGTTCTAGGATCTAACGGTTCAGTGGTACCACTTTTTAAGAAGCAAATAGAAGCAGGGGGACCGGTTACAATTACCCATCCAGATATCATAAGATATTTTATGACAATTCCAGAAGCTTGTCAACTTGTGCTTGAAGCTGGCGCAATGGGTAAGGGTGGTGAGATATTTGTATTCGATATGGGGGAACCCGTGAAAATTATGGATTTGGCCATTAAAATGATTAAACTTGCCGGATATCAGCCTAACAAGAATATAAAAGTCAGAATTACCGGTTTAAGACCAGGCGAAAAGTTATACGAGGAATTGTTAAATGATGAATGTAAAACCTTACCCACTCATCACAAAAAAATTATGATAGGCCAGGATGTTGTTCGTAATTATGAAATGGTTAATGCAAAAATTTTAAAGATTATAAAATCGGCAAATAAACTTAGGAATGATAAAGTTGTTGCAAAATTAAAAGATCTTATTCCCGAGTTTAAGAGTAACAATTCTTTATACGAAAAACTGGATAATCTTCCAGAGTTGAAAAAATAG
- a CDS encoding polysaccharide biosynthesis tyrosine autokinase → MEELNDFNEEKEESTFDLKAEIYKYLAYWKWILFGVLVGGLLAYLYNRYTIPKFNTVATMMIVDDQEKNAMNATPSGGGALFSLGDDGIQNDIEKLKSKQLVESVVDELNHNVSYFIEGSVIAVESYKSSPVLIEFISSDSIIHSISANLIVTPTSDTSFKLEEESTGYSETHSIGEVIKLHGIQFTILPKSGELVGTFRKTSPVTIKVQPLREVAANYISQLQIAQKGQAKDILALSLIQNTPKKSEDFLNKLMERFNEEGVKNKQEVAENTTKFIQERLEMITTELDSVEVNIADFKRDNRIMDVGSGASQFQSKFSQVEQKIFELETQLQLLSSVEELLRDQGNYELLPDVGINEGGISGFVNSYNTLIMERNMYLEGGTERNPIVQTLTQQLDSLRANLFENIASTRRSINVELRELNQRGNAAQSQFSSFPGLEKGMRGIERQQQIKEQLYLFLLQRREEAAISFAATASVARVIDEAFTLNNPVDPEPWLILIGGLIIGLLIPILIIFIKNMLDTKVHHKGDLAPLLKAVPFIGEIPRIGQDQTDVIHLNDRSPLAESFRILRTNLAYLIQNKDKNVGNVIFVTSTVKGEGKTFISYNLSRTLASTNKSVLLIGADIRNPKLHRYTTTTDGAQEKGLSDYLYDYDVVSSEVISKTNENEIAVDVILSGPIPPNPAELLMNDRMESLIDQARTQYDYVIVDTAPSMIVTDTLLISQLADYTLYVTRADFTEKNLLEFPKDLKKQGKLKGLAVILNDVDYSKFSYGAQYGYSYGYGYGYGADKESRWERLKKRLFS, encoded by the coding sequence ATGGAAGAATTAAACGATTTTAATGAGGAGAAAGAAGAATCAACCTTCGATTTAAAAGCTGAAATCTATAAGTATCTCGCCTATTGGAAATGGATATTATTCGGAGTTTTAGTTGGTGGATTGTTAGCTTACTTGTATAATAGATATACCATCCCAAAATTTAATACTGTAGCTACAATGATGATTGTAGACGATCAGGAAAAGAATGCCATGAATGCTACTCCATCTGGTGGCGGAGCATTATTTTCTTTGGGAGATGATGGCATTCAAAATGATATTGAAAAATTAAAATCCAAACAACTCGTAGAAAGTGTAGTGGATGAGTTGAATCATAATGTAAGTTATTTTATAGAGGGGAGTGTAATAGCAGTTGAATCTTACAAGTCAAGCCCGGTTTTAATTGAATTTATTTCTTCAGATAGTATAATTCATTCTATTTCTGCAAATCTTATTGTTACGCCCACCTCCGATACTTCGTTTAAATTAGAAGAGGAGAGTACTGGATATTCTGAAACTCATAGTATCGGTGAAGTGATTAAGCTTCATGGTATTCAATTCACGATTCTACCAAAGTCTGGTGAGTTAGTAGGTACTTTTAGAAAAACGAGTCCTGTTACAATTAAAGTTCAACCACTTAGGGAAGTTGCTGCTAATTATATATCTCAACTTCAAATAGCTCAAAAAGGACAGGCAAAGGATATTTTAGCTTTAAGTTTAATTCAAAATACTCCCAAGAAGTCAGAGGATTTTCTTAATAAATTAATGGAACGTTTTAATGAAGAAGGAGTTAAAAATAAACAGGAAGTTGCAGAAAACACCACTAAATTTATTCAAGAAAGGTTAGAAATGATAACTACAGAATTGGATTCTGTAGAAGTAAATATCGCAGATTTTAAAAGGGATAATAGAATTATGGATGTTGGAAGTGGAGCTTCTCAATTCCAATCTAAATTTTCTCAAGTAGAGCAGAAAATATTTGAATTAGAAACACAGCTTCAGCTCTTAAGTTCTGTGGAAGAATTACTCAGAGATCAAGGGAACTACGAACTTTTACCAGATGTCGGTATTAACGAAGGAGGTATTTCGGGATTTGTTAATTCTTATAATACCCTTATTATGGAACGCAATATGTATCTGGAAGGGGGGACTGAACGTAATCCGATAGTACAAACTCTAACTCAGCAACTGGATAGCTTAAGAGCTAATCTTTTTGAAAATATAGCAAGCACTAGACGTTCAATTAATGTAGAGTTGAGAGAACTTAATCAGAGAGGGAATGCTGCACAGAGTCAGTTTAGTAGCTTCCCTGGTTTGGAAAAGGGGATGCGTGGTATTGAGAGACAACAACAGATTAAAGAGCAATTATATTTATTTCTATTACAACGGAGGGAAGAAGCAGCTATTTCTTTTGCTGCAACTGCTTCAGTAGCCAGAGTAATTGATGAAGCTTTTACACTAAATAATCCTGTAGATCCTGAACCTTGGTTAATCTTAATTGGTGGCCTTATTATAGGCCTACTTATTCCCATCTTGATTATTTTCATAAAAAACATGCTGGATACTAAAGTCCATCACAAGGGAGATTTAGCTCCTTTATTAAAAGCAGTTCCTTTTATTGGTGAGATTCCACGGATTGGCCAGGATCAAACTGATGTTATTCATTTGAATGATAGATCTCCGCTTGCAGAGTCTTTCAGAATTTTAAGAACGAATCTAGCTTATCTTATACAAAACAAAGATAAGAATGTGGGTAATGTGATTTTTGTCACCTCTACTGTTAAAGGTGAAGGTAAAACTTTTATATCGTATAATCTATCCAGGACATTAGCAAGTACCAATAAATCTGTTTTACTTATAGGAGCAGATATTAGAAATCCGAAATTGCATAGATATACTACTACAACTGATGGTGCTCAGGAAAAAGGACTTTCCGATTACTTATATGATTATGATGTTGTTTCAAGTGAGGTTATTTCAAAAACAAATGAGAATGAAATTGCTGTTGATGTAATTTTATCAGGACCTATACCACCTAACCCTGCTGAATTATTGATGAATGATAGAATGGAAAGCTTAATTGATCAGGCACGGACGCAATATGACTATGTAATTGTCGACACCGCGCCGTCCATGATTGTCACCGATACACTTCTTATTAGTCAGCTGGCTGATTATACTCTTTATGTCACAAGAGCCGATTTTACAGAGAAAAATTTATTGGAGTTTCCAAAAGATTTAAAGAAGCAGGGTAAGCTGAAAGGCCTTGCTGTAATATTAAATGACGTAGATTATTCTAAGTTCTCTTATGGAGCTCAATATGGCTATTCCTATGGATATGGATATGGATATGGTGCTGATAAGGAAAGTAGATGGGAGCGTCTTAAAAAAAGACTATTTAGCTAA
- a CDS encoding sugar transferase, translating into MYRKFFKPFLDFIISLTGLVIISPLLILIIILLAIANNGKPFFFQNRPGKSGRNFKIVKFKTMTDATDDEGELLSDAKRLTTIGEFVRKTSIDEIPQLFNVLKGDMSIVGPRPLLPQYLKLYNDRQMKRHNVKPGITGWAQVNGRNAISWTQKFEYDAWYVENISFGLDLKILFRTIRKVLILEGINTKDMATTEPFNGSN; encoded by the coding sequence ATGTATAGAAAGTTCTTTAAGCCTTTTTTAGATTTTATTATCTCTTTGACGGGCTTAGTTATTATAAGTCCATTATTAATTTTGATAATTATTTTGCTTGCGATTGCAAATAATGGTAAGCCTTTCTTTTTTCAGAACAGGCCCGGTAAATCTGGTAGAAATTTTAAAATAGTAAAATTTAAAACAATGACAGATGCCACAGATGATGAAGGAGAGCTTTTATCTGATGCTAAACGGTTGACAACTATTGGTGAATTTGTTCGGAAAACGTCTATAGATGAAATTCCACAATTATTTAATGTTTTAAAAGGGGATATGAGTATTGTTGGTCCTAGACCTTTATTACCTCAATATTTGAAACTATATAATGATAGGCAGATGAAACGGCACAATGTAAAACCAGGTATAACTGGTTGGGCCCAGGTGAATGGTCGTAATGCTATTAGTTGGACTCAAAAGTTTGAATATGATGCCTGGTATGTTGAAAATATTTCTTTTGGTCTGGATTTGAAAATTTTATTTCGAACTATCAGGAAAGTATTAATTTTAGAAGGTATTAATACAAAGGATATGGCAACAACAGAACCTTTTAACGGTAGCAATTAA
- a CDS encoding polysaccharide biosynthesis/export family protein has translation MKKLLGLFILTLFFTSCATKDQVVYFNDVQKLEGQANLLEYEPKIEKNDVLRINVSSSSINEEIVAPFQMNQQGQQGGAGGGQNSSLTGYLVSPDGTINFPVLGTVEVLNLTRTEIQKKLEKQIADYVRDPVVDVRITNFSVTVLGEVRSPGRFQISDGRVTMPELLAMSGDVSYTGKRQNIRVIREVNGVKSVGFIDMTETDLFNSPYFYLKQNDIVYVEPTYARMKSAGFFGSPGAILGLISSSLGLIFIFTR, from the coding sequence ATGAAAAAATTACTCGGGTTATTTATTCTAACCCTTTTCTTTACCAGCTGCGCAACAAAAGATCAGGTTGTATATTTTAATGATGTTCAAAAATTAGAAGGTCAAGCAAATTTATTAGAATATGAACCGAAAATAGAGAAGAATGATGTTCTTAGAATAAATGTATCTTCTTCTTCAATAAACGAGGAGATTGTGGCTCCATTTCAAATGAACCAGCAAGGTCAACAAGGAGGTGCTGGCGGTGGTCAAAACTCATCTTTAACTGGTTATCTCGTAAGTCCAGATGGGACGATTAATTTTCCTGTTTTAGGTACTGTAGAAGTATTAAATCTGACTCGAACAGAGATTCAGAAGAAATTGGAAAAACAGATAGCAGATTATGTAAGAGACCCTGTGGTAGATGTGAGAATTACAAATTTTAGTGTAACTGTTCTTGGTGAAGTTAGGTCTCCAGGCAGATTTCAGATTTCTGATGGCAGAGTTACGATGCCTGAACTTCTAGCTATGAGCGGGGACGTTAGCTATACAGGGAAACGGCAAAATATAAGAGTGATTAGAGAGGTAAACGGAGTGAAATCTGTAGGATTTATTGATATGACAGAAACAGATCTTTTTAATAGCCCATATTTTTATCTTAAGCAAAATGATATTGTTTATGTTGAACCAACGTATGCACGAATGAAATCAGCTGGTTTTTTTGGAAGTCCTGGAGCTATTTTAGGTCTTATTAGTTCATCATTAGGTTTAATATTTATTTTTACACGCTAG
- a CDS encoding glycosyltransferase family 4 protein, which yields MQKLIRITTIPLSLEKLLEGQLTFMNKHYEVVAVSAEQDRLEIYGKENQVQTFWVGLTRAITPFQDLKALLRLYNYFKKVNPLIVHTHTPKAGTIGMLAGKLAGVPIRLHTVAGLPLMETRGVKRVILDMVEKITYACASKVYPNSYELKEIILDFGYTDENKLKVLGEGSSNGIDTLYFDPDSYSAEDKISLKKQLKIPDSDFIYVYVGRLVSEKGINELVTSFINLEKTNKNISLLLVGPLEDDLDPLDPKVVHYINSNEKIFTTGYKVDVRPYFALSNILVFPSYREGFPNVVMQANAMSIPAIVSDINGCNEIVEDGKNGIIIPVKNHEALEVSMRKVFEDDVFLSRLSQNARGLIQKKYERKQFWEILLKEYKELEALNKHD from the coding sequence GTGCAAAAATTAATTAGAATTACCACAATTCCACTCTCATTAGAAAAATTATTAGAGGGACAATTAACCTTTATGAACAAACACTATGAGGTCGTTGCCGTCTCGGCAGAGCAAGATAGATTGGAAATATATGGTAAAGAGAACCAGGTTCAAACTTTCTGGGTAGGTTTAACCCGAGCAATCACTCCATTTCAGGATTTAAAGGCCCTATTAAGACTGTATAATTACTTTAAAAAAGTCAACCCCTTAATAGTGCATACACACACACCAAAGGCAGGAACAATAGGAATGCTGGCGGGAAAATTGGCCGGTGTGCCTATAAGATTACATACTGTCGCAGGATTGCCGCTTATGGAAACCCGTGGAGTAAAAAGAGTCATTCTAGATATGGTTGAGAAAATCACATATGCATGTGCCTCTAAAGTATATCCAAACTCCTACGAACTAAAAGAAATCATTCTTGATTTTGGTTATACTGATGAGAATAAATTAAAAGTGCTGGGAGAAGGAAGTTCCAATGGGATTGATACATTATATTTTGATCCAGATAGTTACTCTGCTGAGGATAAAATATCATTAAAGAAGCAACTTAAAATTCCAGATTCTGATTTTATATATGTTTATGTAGGAAGATTAGTATCTGAAAAAGGTATAAATGAACTTGTAACTTCTTTTATTAATTTAGAGAAAACTAATAAGAATATTTCGTTATTACTTGTGGGGCCACTTGAAGACGATTTAGATCCCTTAGATCCTAAAGTAGTGCATTACATTAATTCTAATGAGAAAATTTTCACAACAGGTTATAAGGTAGATGTGCGCCCTTATTTTGCACTATCTAATATTTTGGTTTTTCCTAGTTATAGAGAAGGCTTTCCGAATGTCGTGATGCAGGCCAATGCTATGAGCATTCCCGCTATTGTATCAGATATAAATGGATGTAACGAAATTGTAGAAGATGGTAAGAACGGTATTATTATACCGGTTAAAAACCATGAGGCATTAGAAGTATCTATGAGAAAAGTCTTTGAAGATGACGTTTTCTTATCTCGATTATCTCAAAACGCACGTGGATTAATACAAAAGAAATACGAAAGAAAACAGTTTTGGGAAATACTGTTAAAAGAATACAAAGAATTAGAGGCTCTAAATAAACATGATTAA